A window of the Pseudomonas gozinkensis genome harbors these coding sequences:
- a CDS encoding ABC transporter permease encodes MLSPYMSPVERVWFYSLRILCGLILLFLILPVLVIVPLSFNSGSFLVYPLQGFSLHWYQDFFASAEWMRSLKNSIIVAPAATVLAMVFGTLAAIGLTRGDFPGKPLVMALVISPMVVPVVIIGVASYLFFAPLGLGNSFFSLIVVHAVLGVPFVIITVSATLQGFNHNLVRAAASLGASPLTTFRRVTLPLIAPGVISGALFAFATSFDEVVVTLFLAGPEQATLPRQMFSGIRENLSPTIAAAATLLIAFSVILLLTLEWLRGRSEKLRTAQV; translated from the coding sequence ATGCTGAGTCCTTATATGTCGCCCGTCGAGCGGGTGTGGTTCTACAGCTTGCGGATCCTCTGCGGCTTGATCCTGTTGTTCCTGATCCTACCGGTGCTGGTGATCGTGCCGCTGTCGTTCAACTCGGGCAGTTTTCTGGTGTATCCGCTGCAGGGCTTTTCGCTGCACTGGTATCAGGACTTCTTCGCCTCGGCGGAATGGATGCGCTCGCTGAAGAACAGCATCATCGTCGCCCCGGCCGCGACCGTGCTGGCGATGGTCTTCGGTACGCTGGCGGCCATCGGCCTGACCCGTGGCGACTTCCCCGGCAAGCCGCTGGTGATGGCGCTGGTGATTTCGCCGATGGTGGTGCCGGTGGTGATCATCGGTGTGGCCAGTTACCTGTTTTTCGCGCCGCTGGGCCTGGGCAACAGTTTCTTCTCGCTGATCGTGGTGCACGCGGTGCTCGGTGTGCCGTTCGTGATCATCACGGTGTCGGCGACGTTGCAGGGGTTCAACCACAATCTGGTGCGGGCGGCGGCCAGCCTTGGCGCCTCGCCGCTGACCACGTTCCGTCGGGTGACCTTGCCGCTGATTGCGCCGGGGGTGATTTCCGGTGCGCTGTTTGCCTTTGCGACCTCGTTCGATGAAGTGGTGGTGACGCTGTTCCTCGCAGGTCCCGAGCAAGCGACGTTGCCTCGGCAGATGTTCAGCGGGATTCGCGAGAACCTGAGCCCGACGATCGCGGCGGCTGCGACTCTGCTGATTGCCTTCTCGGTGATTCTGCTGCTGACGCTGGAGTGGTTGCGTGGGCGGAGTGAGAAGCTGCGTACTGCCCAGGTCTGA
- a CDS encoding ABC transporter permease, whose product MAIAVPLNEGNSPTLKQRLKHAERVNRWKAQALIAPLVLFLLLVFLVPIVALLYKSVGNPEVVGGMPRTVTAIAAWDGRGLPAEPVYKAASEDLAEARKNQTLGDLSKRLNMELAGYRSLLTKTARSLPFASEPASYKEALEGLDERWGDPAYWQAVKRNTSSITPFYLLAAVDHRIDDLGEIAPATPDQAIYLDIFARTFWMGLIITVICLVLAYPLAYLLANLPSRQSNLLMILVLLPFWTSILVRVAAWIVLLQSGGLINSALMAMGIIDKPLELVFNRTGVYISMVHILLPFMILPIYSVMKGISPTYMRAAISLGCHPFASFWRVYFPQTYAGVGAGCLLVFILAIGYYITPALLGSPNDQMVSYFVAFYTNTSINWGMATALGGLLLLATVVLYLIYSWLVGASRLRLS is encoded by the coding sequence ATGGCCATCGCCGTTCCCCTGAACGAGGGCAACAGCCCCACCTTGAAGCAGCGGCTCAAGCACGCCGAGCGGGTCAATCGCTGGAAGGCCCAGGCGCTGATCGCGCCGCTGGTGCTGTTTCTGTTGCTGGTGTTCCTGGTGCCGATCGTGGCGCTGCTCTATAAAAGCGTCGGCAACCCGGAAGTGGTCGGCGGCATGCCGCGCACCGTGACCGCGATTGCGGCGTGGGACGGCCGAGGCCTGCCCGCAGAACCGGTCTACAAAGCCGCCAGCGAAGACCTCGCCGAAGCGCGCAAAAACCAGACCCTGGGCGATCTGTCCAAGCGCCTGAACATGGAGTTGGCCGGCTATCGCAGCCTGCTGACCAAAACTGCCCGCTCGCTGCCATTCGCCAGCGAACCGGCCTCTTATAAAGAAGCGCTGGAGGGCCTCGACGAGCGTTGGGGCGATCCGGCCTACTGGCAAGCGGTGAAGCGCAACACCAGCAGCATCACCCCGTTCTATCTGTTGGCAGCAGTGGATCACCGCATCGATGATCTCGGCGAAATTGCCCCGGCGACTCCGGATCAGGCGATCTACCTCGACATCTTCGCCCGGACTTTCTGGATGGGCCTGATCATCACCGTGATCTGCCTGGTGCTGGCCTATCCACTGGCGTACCTGTTGGCCAATCTGCCGTCGCGTCAAAGCAACCTGCTGATGATTCTGGTGCTGTTGCCGTTCTGGACCTCGATCCTGGTACGGGTCGCGGCGTGGATCGTGTTGCTGCAATCCGGCGGATTGATCAACAGCGCGCTGATGGCGATGGGCATCATCGATAAACCGCTGGAGCTGGTGTTCAACCGCACCGGGGTCTACATCTCGATGGTGCACATCCTGCTGCCGTTCATGATCCTGCCGATCTACAGCGTGATGAAAGGCATCTCGCCGACTTACATGCGCGCCGCGATTTCCCTCGGTTGCCATCCGTTCGCCAGTTTCTGGCGGGTGTACTTCCCGCAGACCTACGCCGGTGTCGGCGCCGGTTGCCTGTTGGTGTTCATCCTCGCCATCGGCTACTACATCACCCCGGCGCTGCTCGGCAGCCCGAACGATCAGATGGTCAGCTACTTCGTCGCGTTCTACACCAACACCAGCATCAATTGGGGCATGGCGACCGCACTCGGTGGACTGTTGCTGCTGGCGACCGTGGTGCTTTATCTGATCTACAGCTGGCTGGTGGGCGCCAGTCGCCTGCGCCTGAGCTAA
- a CDS encoding ABC transporter substrate-binding protein has translation MLRSLKFTALTLGLMGAASAMAAGPDLTVVSFGGANKAAQVKAFYAPWEAAGNGKIVAGEYNGEMAKVKAMVDTKSVSWDLVEVESPELSRGCDEDMFEQLDPALFGKSEDYVKGAIQPCGVGFFVWSTVLAYNADKLKTAPTSWADFWDTKKFPGKRGLRKGAKYTLEFALMADGVAPKDVYKELASKGGQDRAFKKLDELKPNIQWWEAGAQPPQYLASGDVVMSSAYNGRIAAVQKESNLKVVWNGGIYDFDAWAIPKGLDAKRAEAAKKFIAFSVQPQQQKTYSENIAYGPANSQAVPLLDKAILKDMPTTPENIANQVQIDVSFWADNGEQLEQRFNSWAAK, from the coding sequence ATGTTGAGATCCCTGAAGTTCACAGCCCTGACCCTGGGCCTGATGGGTGCGGCCAGCGCAATGGCCGCAGGTCCTGATCTGACCGTGGTTTCGTTTGGCGGGGCGAACAAGGCAGCGCAAGTCAAAGCCTTCTACGCACCGTGGGAAGCGGCGGGCAACGGCAAGATCGTCGCTGGTGAGTACAACGGTGAGATGGCCAAGGTCAAAGCCATGGTCGACACCAAGAGCGTGTCCTGGGATCTGGTAGAGGTTGAATCGCCGGAACTGTCCCGTGGCTGCGACGAAGACATGTTCGAACAGCTTGATCCTGCGCTGTTCGGTAAATCCGAAGACTACGTCAAAGGCGCGATCCAGCCGTGCGGCGTGGGCTTCTTCGTGTGGTCGACCGTGCTGGCCTACAACGCCGACAAGCTGAAAACCGCACCGACCAGCTGGGCGGATTTCTGGGACACCAAGAAATTCCCGGGTAAGCGCGGCCTGCGCAAAGGCGCCAAGTACACCCTCGAATTCGCACTGATGGCCGACGGCGTTGCGCCGAAAGACGTCTACAAGGAACTGGCCAGCAAGGGCGGTCAGGATCGCGCGTTCAAGAAACTGGATGAGCTGAAACCGAACATCCAGTGGTGGGAAGCCGGCGCCCAGCCGCCGCAATACCTCGCTTCCGGTGACGTGGTCATGAGCTCGGCCTACAACGGCCGGATCGCTGCGGTGCAGAAAGAATCCAACCTGAAAGTGGTGTGGAACGGCGGCATCTACGACTTCGACGCCTGGGCCATCCCGAAAGGCCTGGACGCCAAGCGTGCCGAAGCGGCGAAGAAATTCATCGCGTTCTCGGTGCAGCCGCAACAGCAGAAGACCTACTCGGAAAACATCGCCTACGGCCCGGCCAACTCTCAGGCAGTGCCATTGCTGGACAAGGCAATCCTGAAAGACATGCCGACCACCCCGGAAAACATCGCCAACCAGGTGCAGATCGACGTCAGCTTCTGGGCTGACAACGGCGAGCAACTGGAGCAGCGCTTCAATTCCTGGGCTGCGAAGTAA
- a CDS encoding ABC transporter ATP-binding protein: MSQVESNAGASDVLVSFRGVQKSYDGENLIVKDLNLDIRKGEFLTLLGPSGSGKTTSLMMLAGFETPTAGEILLAGRAINNVPPHKRDIGMVFQNYALFPHMTVAENLAFPLTVRGMNKSDVSDKVKKVLSMVQLDAFASRYPAQLSGGQQQRVALARALVFEPQLVLMDEPLGALDKQLREHMQMEIKHLHQRLGVTVVYVTHDQGEALTMSDRVAVFHQGEIQQIAPPRTLYEEPKNTFVANFIGENNRLNGRLLSQNGERCVVELGRGEKVEALAVNIGQTGEPVTLSIRPERVSLNGSSDQCVNRFSGRVAEFIYLGDHVRVRLEVCGKTDFFVKQPIAELDPALAVGDVVPLGWQVEHVRALDPLLEAH, translated from the coding sequence ATGAGCCAGGTCGAATCAAACGCAGGGGCCAGCGATGTGCTGGTCAGCTTTCGTGGAGTGCAGAAGAGCTACGACGGCGAGAACCTGATCGTCAAAGACCTCAACCTGGACATCCGCAAGGGCGAGTTCCTGACCCTGCTCGGGCCGTCCGGCTCCGGCAAGACCACCAGCCTGATGATGCTCGCCGGTTTCGAAACCCCGACCGCCGGTGAAATCCTCCTGGCCGGTCGGGCGATCAACAACGTGCCGCCGCACAAGCGCGACATCGGCATGGTGTTCCAGAACTACGCGTTGTTCCCGCACATGACCGTCGCTGAAAACCTCGCGTTCCCGCTGACCGTGCGTGGCATGAACAAGAGCGACGTCAGCGACAAGGTCAAGAAAGTCCTGAGCATGGTCCAGCTCGATGCGTTCGCATCGCGTTACCCGGCGCAACTGTCCGGCGGCCAGCAACAGCGTGTGGCTTTGGCCCGTGCGCTGGTGTTCGAGCCGCAACTGGTGCTGATGGACGAACCTCTCGGCGCTCTCGACAAACAGCTGCGCGAACACATGCAGATGGAAATCAAACACCTGCACCAGCGCCTCGGCGTGACCGTGGTCTACGTGACCCACGACCAGGGCGAAGCCCTGACCATGTCTGACCGCGTTGCCGTGTTCCATCAAGGAGAGATCCAGCAGATCGCCCCGCCGCGCACCCTTTACGAAGAACCGAAAAACACCTTCGTCGCCAACTTCATCGGCGAGAACAATCGCCTCAACGGTCGCCTGCTCAGCCAGAACGGCGAGCGCTGCGTGGTCGAGCTGGGGCGCGGGGAAAAGGTCGAGGCGCTGGCGGTCAACATCGGCCAGACCGGCGAGCCGGTCACCCTTTCAATCCGCCCGGAGCGCGTCAGCCTCAACGGTTCTAGCGATCAATGCGTCAACCGCTTCTCCGGGCGGGTGGCCGAATTCATCTATCTGGGCGACCACGTCCGGGTGCGCCTGGAAGTCTGCGGCAAGACCGACTTCTTCGTGAAACAACCGATTGCCGAGCTCGATCCAGCGCTCGCGGTCGGCGACGTGGTTCCGCTTGGCTGGCAGGTCGAGCACGTTCGCGCGCTCGATCCTCTTCTAGAGGCGCACTAA
- a CDS encoding response regulator: MIRVLVAEDHTIVREGIKQLIGLAKDLQVVGEASNGEQLLETLRNVPCEVVLLDISMPGVNGLEAIPRIRALNHPPAILVLSMHDEAQMAARALKIGAAGYATKDSDPALLLTAIRKVAAGGRYIDPELADRMVFEVGLTDARPLHSLLSEREFSVFERLAQGANVNDIAQQLALSSKTISTHKARLMQKLNITSLAELVKYAMEHKLL; the protein is encoded by the coding sequence GTGATCCGTGTACTGGTAGCCGAAGACCACACCATTGTTCGCGAAGGCATCAAGCAATTGATCGGCCTGGCCAAGGATCTGCAAGTGGTGGGGGAGGCGAGCAATGGCGAGCAATTGCTGGAAACCCTGCGCAACGTGCCCTGCGAAGTGGTGCTGCTGGATATCTCGATGCCCGGCGTCAACGGGCTCGAAGCGATTCCGCGGATCCGCGCGCTGAACCATCCGCCGGCGATTCTGGTGCTGTCGATGCACGACGAAGCGCAGATGGCCGCCCGGGCACTGAAGATCGGCGCCGCCGGTTATGCGACCAAGGACAGTGATCCGGCGCTGTTGCTGACGGCGATCCGCAAGGTCGCGGCGGGCGGGCGCTACATCGACCCGGAGCTGGCCGACCGCATGGTGTTCGAAGTCGGCCTGACCGATGCGCGGCCGCTGCACTCGTTGCTGTCCGAGCGCGAGTTCTCGGTGTTCGAACGCCTGGCCCAGGGTGCCAACGTCAACGACATCGCCCAGCAACTGGCCCTGAGCAGCAAGACCATCAGCACCCACAAGGCGCGGCTGATGCAGAAACTCAACATCACTTCCCTCGCCGAGCTGGTGAAGTACGCGATGGAGCACAAGCTCCTCTGA
- a CDS encoding PAS domain-containing sensor histidine kinase — protein sequence MMRFCCLWVIGCLAFPLMGWAAPAPPSHLARLSASEQQWLAQHNELRVGLVLQAPYAQYDRRLQRLSGANVEVMKALAKALNVELSWRNFQDLAQLEAAAREGEIDIAPGLTQTPGGLRLWQFSDPYMRVPQLVVSDQKSSATVELEKLDSQTRVAVRMPGVTADYLRGNYPHLNLQGVPMERQALQLLLSQQASYAVVDEAQLGRLSAEPEFAGLVVVGDIGLPQLLRIGTRRDWPELAGIVESALRAIPAKDLERLHAQWLQPKYPRLSESPGFWQNLSLLFAVLLLSCVAIVFWQRRQQRNLEQRLLDAREDIALRAASEEALRLTQFSIDQSTVGILWVNWDSHVRYANRAAENMLGYPQGAIIDRPLIDFEPGLHMDRWLNLWKRARASEEGPLSFETNCVRADGSVLPADVSLSFLRFRDGEYLVVYLTDVTERRRALAALQESEARLQGIAANVPGLVFRLERAPVTGQIDFAYISEGSESLVGYAPAAIAHRDMGLRSLVHPDDRAAYHQTQDQALDTDSDWSWQGRILTRQGEQRWAEIKAITRQLEGGAYVWDGIVWDITESKRIELELAASREQLRELSAHLESVREEEKARIAREVHDELGQMLTVLKLETSMCELAYAQLDPGLNERLNSMKRLIAQLFQLVRDVATALRPPILDAGIASAIEWQARRFEARTQIPCLVQVPDNLAPLSDAKAIGLFRILQEALTNVMRHAQAHTVELTLAQEGDELCLTVSDDGVGFVAAAGRPTSFGLVGMRERVLIMGGRLVLESEPGDGTRLVVWVPVDEV from the coding sequence ATGATGCGTTTTTGCTGCCTGTGGGTTATCGGCTGTCTGGCGTTTCCCTTGATGGGCTGGGCGGCGCCTGCGCCACCGAGTCACCTCGCGCGGTTGTCGGCGAGCGAGCAACAGTGGCTCGCACAGCACAATGAGTTGCGCGTGGGCCTGGTGTTGCAGGCGCCGTACGCGCAATACGACCGGCGCTTGCAGCGGCTGTCGGGGGCCAACGTCGAAGTGATGAAGGCATTGGCCAAGGCGCTGAATGTCGAGCTGAGCTGGCGCAACTTTCAGGATCTGGCACAACTTGAGGCCGCTGCCCGGGAAGGCGAAATCGACATCGCCCCGGGCTTGACCCAGACCCCGGGCGGGTTGCGCTTGTGGCAGTTTTCCGACCCGTATATGCGTGTGCCGCAACTGGTGGTCAGCGACCAGAAGAGCAGCGCGACCGTGGAACTGGAAAAACTCGACAGCCAGACCCGCGTGGCCGTGCGCATGCCCGGCGTCACCGCCGATTACCTGCGCGGCAACTATCCCCACCTGAATCTGCAAGGCGTACCGATGGAACGTCAGGCGCTGCAACTGTTGCTGAGTCAGCAGGCGTCCTACGCGGTGGTCGATGAGGCGCAGCTCGGGCGGCTGTCGGCGGAACCGGAGTTCGCCGGGCTGGTGGTGGTCGGTGACATCGGTTTGCCGCAACTGCTGCGCATCGGTACCCGTCGTGACTGGCCGGAACTGGCCGGTATCGTCGAGAGCGCCTTGCGCGCAATCCCGGCCAAGGACCTGGAGCGTCTGCATGCGCAGTGGCTGCAACCCAAGTATCCGCGGCTTTCCGAGTCTCCGGGCTTCTGGCAGAACCTGAGTCTGTTGTTCGCGGTGCTGCTGCTCAGTTGCGTGGCCATCGTGTTCTGGCAACGCCGCCAGCAGCGCAACCTTGAACAACGTCTGCTCGACGCGCGCGAAGACATCGCCCTGCGCGCCGCCAGTGAAGAAGCCCTGCGCCTGACTCAGTTTTCCATCGACCAGAGCACCGTCGGCATTCTCTGGGTCAACTGGGACAGCCATGTGCGCTACGCCAACCGTGCGGCAGAAAACATGCTCGGTTATCCACAGGGCGCCATCATCGACCGGCCGTTGATCGACTTCGAACCGGGCCTGCACATGGACCGCTGGCTGAACCTGTGGAAACGCGCCCGGGCCAGCGAAGAAGGGCCGCTGAGTTTTGAAACCAACTGTGTGCGCGCCGATGGAAGTGTGCTGCCGGCCGACGTGTCGTTGAGCTTCCTGCGTTTTCGCGATGGCGAGTACCTCGTGGTTTATCTCACCGATGTCACAGAGCGTCGCCGTGCCCTGGCTGCGTTGCAGGAAAGCGAGGCGCGGCTGCAAGGCATCGCGGCCAATGTACCGGGGCTGGTGTTCCGCCTCGAGCGCGCGCCGGTGACCGGGCAGATCGACTTCGCTTACATCAGCGAGGGCAGCGAGAGTCTGGTCGGCTACGCGCCGGCCGCCATCGCCCATCGCGACATGGGCCTGCGCAGTCTGGTGCATCCGGATGACCGGGCCGCTTATCACCAGACCCAGGATCAGGCGCTGGACACCGACAGCGACTGGTCGTGGCAAGGCCGGATCCTGACGCGCCAGGGCGAGCAGCGCTGGGCCGAGATCAAGGCGATCACCCGTCAGCTGGAGGGCGGTGCCTATGTCTGGGACGGCATCGTCTGGGACATCACCGAAAGCAAACGCATCGAACTGGAACTGGCGGCCTCCCGCGAACAACTGCGCGAATTGTCGGCGCACCTCGAAAGCGTGCGGGAAGAGGAAAAAGCACGCATTGCCCGCGAAGTCCACGATGAACTGGGGCAAATGCTGACGGTATTGAAACTGGAGACATCGATGTGCGAACTGGCCTACGCGCAACTCGACCCGGGTCTGAACGAGCGGCTGAACAGCATGAAGCGCCTGATTGCCCAGTTGTTTCAACTGGTGCGGGACGTGGCGACGGCGCTGCGCCCGCCGATCCTCGATGCCGGGATCGCCTCGGCGATCGAGTGGCAGGCGCGGCGGTTCGAGGCGCGCACGCAGATTCCGTGTCTGGTGCAGGTGCCGGACAACCTTGCGCCGCTCAGCGACGCCAAGGCCATCGGCCTGTTCCGTATTCTTCAGGAGGCGCTGACCAACGTCATGCGCCATGCCCAGGCGCATACTGTGGAACTGACGCTGGCGCAGGAAGGGGACGAATTGTGTCTGACGGTCAGCGATGATGGCGTAGGATTTGTCGCCGCTGCCGGCAGGCCGACTTCGTTCGGACTGGTGGGCATGCGCGAGCGGGTGTTGATCATGGGCGGGCGGTTGGTGCTTGAAAGTGAGCCGGGGGATGGCACTCGTCTGGTGGTGTGGGTGCCGGTGGATGAGGTCTGA
- a CDS encoding alpha/beta hydrolase family protein — protein sequence MPPVYRLAMPALCLSLILPCAFSVEAADPAPAPAAEKAAEEKPVERQPLLERSQEEAAALERKVPAQEQQQLQAGSDTFLALWKPANTAEPKGAVILIPGAGETADWPQAIGPLRRKLPDVEWSSLSITLPDLQSDAIAPRVAEAPAAPKTADPGSKDSTTAEPIEQAAGGEADVTDKVVAESTEEQSKADAERIFARIDAALAYAEQQSARSIVVLGHGTGAYWAARYMSERQNSQVEKLMLVAAQTPVKAKPELVELTPTLKLPTADIFYMDKALDRNAALERMQASKRLKTSAFSQVALKALPDNKAEQEQLFRRVRGWLNPQSPD from the coding sequence ATGCCCCCTGTCTATCGCCTGGCAATGCCAGCATTGTGCCTGTCGCTGATCCTGCCTTGTGCGTTTTCCGTCGAAGCCGCGGATCCGGCACCTGCCCCCGCCGCAGAAAAAGCCGCCGAAGAAAAACCGGTCGAACGCCAGCCACTGCTTGAGCGTAGTCAGGAAGAAGCCGCGGCACTCGAACGCAAGGTTCCGGCCCAGGAACAACAGCAACTGCAAGCCGGCAGCGACACCTTCCTCGCCTTGTGGAAACCGGCCAACACCGCCGAACCCAAAGGCGCGGTGATCCTCATTCCCGGTGCCGGCGAGACCGCCGACTGGCCCCAGGCGATCGGCCCGTTGCGCCGCAAGTTGCCGGACGTTGAGTGGAGCAGCCTGAGTATCACCCTGCCCGATCTGCAAAGCGATGCCATCGCACCGCGCGTGGCCGAAGCCCCCGCCGCACCGAAAACCGCCGACCCGGGCAGCAAGGATTCCACCACCGCCGAGCCGATCGAACAAGCCGCCGGCGGCGAAGCCGATGTGACGGACAAGGTCGTTGCTGAATCCACCGAGGAACAGTCCAAGGCCGACGCCGAGCGAATCTTCGCCCGCATCGACGCAGCACTGGCCTACGCCGAACAACAGAGCGCGCGCAGCATCGTCGTCCTCGGCCACGGCACCGGCGCCTACTGGGCGGCGCGCTACATGAGCGAGAGACAGAACTCGCAGGTCGAGAAGCTGATGCTGGTAGCGGCGCAGACCCCGGTCAAGGCCAAGCCGGAACTGGTGGAACTGACACCGACCCTGAAGCTGCCGACAGCCGACATTTTCTATATGGATAAGGCGCTGGACCGCAACGCGGCGCTGGAGCGCATGCAGGCGAGCAAACGGCTGAAGACGTCCGCGTTCAGTCAGGTCGCACTTAAAGCGCTGCCGGACAACAAGGCCGAGCAGGAACAATTGTTCCGCCGGGTGCGTGGCTGGTTGAATCCGCAAAGCCCGGACTGA